The Natrinema caseinilyticum genomic sequence CCGGAGGTGGCTGTCTCGACCTGTCGAACGATGACGTCCGTCACGTCGATCTGATCGTCGAGGAGGCGGTCGCGTCGGCGCCGCCACTTCGACTGGTCGTCTTCTTCGATAATCGAAATCGACCGCTCGAGCGAGCGGGCATGGCGATCGGTGCCGTTACAGCTGAACACGAGCCCGTACGTCTGGTCGAGTTCGGTCACGTATCCCAGCGAGAGAGAATTTACGTACACGGCCGGCGTGCCGAGGACCGCGGCTTCCGCGGCCATCGTCGCTCCTTCGCCGACGAAACAGTCCGCGTAGGCCAGCAGATCGTGCATTCGGTCCGGTGCCAGCGTGTATCGGTACGACTCGAGTTCGCTCGGAAGTTCGACTTCTGACGTGAGCAGGACGGTCGACCCGGCGTCCTCGAGGCGGTCGACGACGTCGACTGGATCCTCGAATCCGCCCTGTCCGAGGTCGTGCGAGGAGTCCCAGCTGCTCAGACGCATCACGACGATGGTGTCACTCGGCGTCAGCCCGGTATCGTCGAGGACCGAGGGGTCGGGCTCGAATCGGTCGGGATGCAAGTACGCGAGTTCGTGATAGCCTGGGTACGTAACCTGCTTCGAGCCGATGTCGCCTCGGTAGCACTCCGGCGTACAGACGACATCGGCGAACGGATACGCGAGCTTTTTGATGATCGTCGCGTGTTCCGTGTCGTAGAAGACGACGCTCGTTGCGCCGACCACGGACGCGACGTGAGACGCAGCGACACCGCCGATAGCCGTGATTACGTCCGGGTTTATGCGGCGCGCTCGACGGAGGAGTCGGGTCTCGTAGGTCGCTTGCACCGCGGCAAGCGAGAACAGCGAGTTCGATTCGCCGGCCAGCACTTCGTGGTCGATCCCGGCGCGCTCGAGCAGTTCGACCGTCACTTCGTTTTCGCGAGCGAAGACGTAGATGTCGTGGTCCAGCGATTCGAGTTCCCGGATCGCGTGCTTGAAAAAGTGAACGTGACCCGGGTGCTGGATCGTGACGATTACGCGCATCAGCGACGCACCTCCAGCCGTGCGTTGTCCCGTGCGTCGACGTGCATCGCGACCACGAGCAGTCCGACACCGGCGAGAAACGCGAACAGGGCCGCTATCGGCTCGCGGACGGAAGGCTCGCCGCTGACGGCGTTCACGGCGCTGACGGTCGCGATGGCGATCGAACTGAGCAACACTGCGATCCCCGTCGTATAGCAGAGGACGGCGGGATGACGGCGATCGGTGGTGAACTGTGCCCACATCCGACGGAGAAAGCCCCTGAGCAGTGTCACCGAGGTTAGCGGGACGAAGGTGCGATACCGGATGGTGCTCTCCTCGTCGTCGTAGACCGCCGGCATCGACACGTCGGCAGTACGCATTCCGGCGATGTTCAGTCGGACGAGTAGATCGTTCGGGTAGTCGTGATCGTCCGGAAGCGATTCGATGTCGATAGCCGACAGCGCTTTGTGTGAAATCGCGGTGTATCCGTTCTGAGGGTCTTGCAGGCGCCAGTATCCGCTTGCGATCTTCGTAAGTTGGGTCAACAGCCAGTTGCCGAACAGACGGAACGGAGGCATCTCCCGCCGGGAGAGTTGATCGGCGAGTCGGTTTCCCTTCGCGTAGTCGGCGTCGCCCTCCACGATTGGATCCAGCAGCGACGGAAGTTGATCGGGATCCATCTGTCCGTCCGCGTCCATCGTAACCGCGATGTCGACGCCGTCGTCCCGTGCTCGGACGTAACCGGTTCGGAGCGCGCCACCGGCACCCTTGTTCTCGGCGTGACGAATCGGGACGATCTTCGACCCGACGACGGAACCACCGTCGGGAAGCGACGTCCGAAGCCGCTCGTCACCGTCGTCTACCGTTTCGGTTCCGGTGGACTCGTCGTCCGGCTGTCTCGATGCCGCGGCGTACTCCTGGATAACACGCCAGGTATCGTCGGTCGAGCGGTCGTCCACGGCGTAGATTCGATCGACGAAATCGGGCATCGTTGCGAGTACGTCACCGATGTGACCCTCTTCGTTGTACGCCGGGACGATCACGCCGATCGTGTGTCTTCGGTACATTATAAGCTGCGATAGACGAGTTCGGCGTCGGCTGCGTCTTCCGATTCGAACGCTCCGGCGACGTCGATCAAGGCGCCATCGTCGTCGATGGCGGTTGCGATGTCGTCGATTTCGATATCCGAAAATGCCGAGTGCGACGTCGCGAGGAGGATGGCGTCGAACCCGTCGAGCGAAAACGACTCCTGGACGTCGATGTCGAACGATTCTCGAACTGCGTCGGCGTCCGCATGCGGATCGTATCCAGCGACGTCGATGTCGAACTCGCGGAGGTGATCGACGACGTCGGCCACCTTCGAACTGCGAATGTCGCTGACGTTCGATTTGTACGTCAGTCCAAGTACGAGTACGCGGCTCTCTCGCAGCGTCTTGTTACACTGGTTGAGAGCTTTGATCGTCAGCTCGGCCACGTGGTTGGGCATCGACTCGTTTACCTTCCGACTCGTAAGCGTCAACTCCGGTGTCGCCCCTGCTCGTTTCGCTCGATGAGCGAAAAAGTACGGGTCGACCGGAATGCAGTGGCCACCGACGAGGCCCGGTCGGTAGTCGTGAAAGTTCCACTTCGTCCTCGCTGCCTCGAGCACCTCGCGCGTGTCGAGTCCCATCTGTTCGAAAATCTTCGAGAATTCGTTGACGAGCGCGATGTTGACGTCTCGCTGAATGTTCTCGATGACCTTACAGGCCTCCGCGACCTCGATAGAGGGAGCGCGATGAACGCCCGCGTCGACGACCGATTCGTACAACGTCGCGACGTCGTCGAGAACTTTTTCGGACTGCGCACCGACGACCTTGACGACGTCCTGAAGTCCGTGCTCGCCATCCGCGGGGGTGGCGCGCTCCGGCGAGTACCCGACGAAGAAGTCCTCACCGGTGGTTAGATCGGATGCGTCCTCGAGCGCTGGAACGAGAATCTCGCGCGTCGAGCCCGGGTAGACGGTCGATTCGAGGATGACAGTCGTCCCTGGATCCATCTTCGAACCGACGGTCTTCGCCGCGCTTTCGATGTATCCCAGATCCGGCCGGTCGTCTTCGTCGATGGGCGTTGGGACGGTGATAATAACGTAATCGGCCTCGCTTATTTCGGATGCGTCGGTCGTGTACGCGATATCGCCGTCTTGAATCGCTTCGTCGGAGAGGTCACCGGTCGTGTCGGTACCTGCCTGGAGACGCTCTACCGTCGTCTCGTCGATATCGTATCCGATCACGCGATAGTTCGACTGCGCGAATCCGACGGCGAGTGGCAGTCCGACGTAGCCGAGTCCGACGACACAGATTGTCGCTTCGCGCGTCGACTGGTCCGACGGATGCTCGAGGGTCGTTCCGTCGCGACTCGTTTCGAGCGCGTGATGCTCGCTCTCTCGGTCGTCTGCTCGCTTCTCCGTGTCGCTGATTATTGTGGTCATGAGTGATGCGTTGTCGCCTCCCCGTCGTACTCGGTCGTGTGACGGTGACCGCTCGGTATCGTTGCAGCCGTGAATGTGCGGGGACGTTCGGCAGATATCGCCAAGTCGGCGTTGGGGGTTTACTATACCGCGTATAAACAGATGCGACTACCACAACGTGCGAAACCCTCTGTTAATAGGCTGATGCTGGCTGTATCGGGCGGAAGGACGCGCAACGGGCCTGACGCTTAAATCGTTGTTAAGCCTACCTGTACCTGTCTATAATGAAGGTCCCACGAATCTGATTTCCAGTGCGGCCGAAGAGGTCACGATACCTGTGACTCGCTCACGCATCGGCCGTAGCAGAACCGCGAATCATGGTGCCCACTTCCCAGATTGGAGTCGAAGCCGCGCTCGCATCGATTCACAGCACTGTCTCGATCGATACGATTTCGGCTTCGATCCTTTCCCACCACGACGTTCACGTGTTTGCCTCGAGTGCTATCGGTCAGCCGATTGCCGATCGATCCGGCGGGCCATTGTACTTGTTGCAACTCCTTCGTGCGACGTCGTTCTGGGAGATGACCCTTATCGTGGTTTTGTTCCTGTTGATCAGCGGGCTCGTTGGTATTCGAATAGCCGAAACGCTATCGAACCGTGATCTCGAGCTTTCGTCGCTTCCGCTGATCGCAGACTCGACAGATCGCGCAGACGACACGAACCACTCACGCGCAGCAGATCATCGGGCGTACGAATACTATTTGTCGCCCGAAACCCCACCCGAGCTCCTGAGCGACGAGGGAAAGGTGGTCCGACTGCTCGTCGCAAATCACGGCCGTATTCGCCAGCATCGAATCACAGAAGAAACAGGTTGGTCAAAGTCGAAGGTTAGCAGGATCTGCTCGCGAATGCACGCAGACGGCACGATCGAGAAGGCATCGGTTGGTCGAGAGAACGTCATTACCCTGTCCAACCGAACGCCGGACGGACAGGCACAGTCGGATGACGTCGAGAATCCGCTTCCATAAGCACGCACCCAGTTGGTAGCATCCATTCGGAGCCGTTCGGAAGCCGGACGAATTCGGTCGCCACCGGCGACGGTGGCTCCCGGTTCGGTCCACACGTTTTCTCATCGGCGATTCGATCCCGCCGGTGGTCCGATCGTCGTCCAGACTCGCCGTTGGAAATCGTGCTTATGTCACCGATAAACAATTTATCCGGCCAGTTGAACAGACATCCTGTACCGGTTCTCCGCTGTTTCGAACTAAATCGTCCCAGCATACCGAGACAGGGAATCGAACGAATGTCCTGGTACTCGCTTACGAAGGACCGAACGCATTGTAGATTGCAGCCTGTGAAAACGTATTCTGTTTTATACGGTCGATAGCCACCGTTTTATTCGTGGTATAGTAATGGCTGCCGTCAATCGTGGTGTATGTAGGGGCCCGTCCCGTCCAGCGCCGGACGGCGGGTACGGGTAGGAGATACCAATGACACGAAATAGAACTACGCTCCAGGTTGCCGTCCCGAACTGCTTCGATACGACCGACGGATCCGTCGATCGCCCCGTCGCAGTCCTCTCGAATGGTGGGGTATCGGGGCTGATATCCGTCGATCGCCCCGTCGCAGATTTCTCGTATGGTGGAACACCGTGGTCAACGCCAGTCGATCGAACGGAGGTGGTCGGCTAATGTGCGGTATCATCGCGCGAATCGGCCACGGTAACGCAGCGGAAACGCTGCTTTCCGGCCTCGAAAATCTCGAGTACAGGGGCTACGATTCGGCGGGAATCGCCGTTCAGAACGGCTCCGGCGTCAAGGTTCACAAGTGTTCGGGCGAGGTGTCCGACCTCAAATCGACGTTGACCACTCGCCCCCACGGGAATATGGGGATCGGTCACACCCGGTGGAGTACACACGGTCCGCCGACGGACGAGAACGCCCATCCACATACCGATACGGCTGGTGACGTTGCCGTCGTTCACAACGGTGTCATCGACAATTACGACGAACTGCGAGTGGAACTTCAGGCGATGGGTCACGTCTTCGAGAGCGAGACCGACACCGAAGTCATTCCACACCTCATCGACGAGTACCTGAAGTCGACCGGCGATACCGAGCTGGCGGTCCGGCAGGCAGTCGACACCCTCGAGGGGAGCTACGCGATCGCGGCGATCGTCGACGGCGAAGAGGCCGTGTACGCCGCACGGAAGGGGTCGCCGCTCGTCCTCGGTCTCGACGACGAAGAGTGGTACCTCGCCAGCGACGTTCCGGCGTTTCTCGATCACACGGACGAAGTGATCTACCTCGAGGACGGCGACATGGTCGTCCTCGAGCCCGATTCCTATCGTATTACGGATCTTCACGGTGAGCCCCTCGAGCGGCCGATCGACACCGTAGACTGGGATCCGGAGGACGCGGGGAAAGGTGGGTACGATCACTACATGTTAAAGGAAATCGACACGCAGCCGACGTCGCTCTCGAATACGATCGAGGGCCGGATCGACGACGGGACCGTCGATTTCGAGGATCTTCAGGCGGGAACGTTCGAGGACGTCGACACGGTTCAGTTCGTCGCCTGCGGAACCTCGTATCACGCTGCGATGTACGGCGGACAGCTGCTGCGGTCCGCCGGCGTCCGGACGGAAGTTCTTCGCGCGAGCGAGTACGGATCGATGTCCGGCCCGGTCGACGACGCGACCCTCGCCGTCGCGGTCACCCAGAGCGGTGAAACGGCCGATACGCTCGATGCGGTCCGGACTGCGTCAGAACGCGGCGCGCGAACGCTCGCCGTGACGAACGTCGTCGGATCCACCGCCGCACGCGAAGCCGACGACGCGGTCTACATCCGCGCCGGCCCGGAGGTCGGCGTCGCGGCGACGAAAACGTTTTCCTCGCAGGCGGTCACACTCGGACTCCTCACCCAGCACGTCGCCGCCGACATCCCCGACGCGACTCCCCTCGATGATCGGGCGTCGATGCTCGAGTCCCTCGAGGACCTCCCGGCGCACGTCGAGACCGTCCTCGAGACGACGCAGGCGGCGGCCCTCGCCGAGACGTACCGCGACAGCGAGTCGTACTTCTTCATCGGCAGCGGGTTCGGGCACTCGGTGGCCCTCGAGGGCGCGTTGAAGTTCAAGGAGATCACGTACGAACACGCGGAAGGGTTCGCTTCGGGAGAACTCAAACACGGGCCGCTCGCCCTGGTGACCGAGGAGACGCCGGTGTTCGCGGTCTACACCGGCGGCGAAGACGAGAAGACGACGACGAACGCGATCGAGGCACAGTCACGCGGCGCGCCGATCGTCGCCGTCGGTCCGGACGACCACTCCCTCGTGGACATCGCCGACGCGCACCTCTCGGTTCCGGACACACATCCCGTCTGGGCGGGCCTGCTCGCGAACGTGCAGTTGCAACTGCTCTCCTACTACGCCGCCAAGTTGCTCGATCGGCCGATCGACAAGCCGCGCAATCTCGCGAAGAGTGTCACGGTCGAGTGATCGAGTCGGTCCTCGCTGACGTCTCGTCGCTTCGGCCGGGTCGGGCCCCTGGGAGCCCACACCCGCTGATTCGGTCTTCATTTTACACCGCGTATCGACCGGAGGATTTCACGCGGTTGGGTCGGTCGTCGCTCAGACGGAGATCGTTGCGTCGTACGTTACTGACACTCGATCGACGGTGACACGAGAAGGTCAATTTTCGCGCCGGTACACGCCGATCCGTAGTGGGTAGTGTTCTTGCCGAGTACTCCACCCTGAGAGTAGTCGGACCAGCAGCTGCGTACGTCGATTCGATCTTCGGAGTCTGTCCGGAGGCGCTTGATCGATCGTGGCCGGAGATACGCCACGTCCTGAGGTTCCGGCATGTAGATGACGATTCCGGACCAGTCGTGAAACAAGTCCGTTGGAATCGTTCTACCAGTGCCACGTTCGATTGACGAAACGACGATTTCTCCTCGCCTTCCTTCGGTATTCTCTCCGCTTTCCCCTCACAGGTGCAGGCGAACGACGAATCTCGACCGATCGTCACACTCTGTCGTTTTCGGTTCGAACACGGAGGATGAAGGATTCGAGCGGGGAGGGAATTGCTGGCATCTGGAGGCACAGTTCGACGGTTGTCTGGTAGAATTAGACGTGAAATATCCCTCCAGGCACCTGGCTGGAGGGCTGTTAACAGGTTTGGGATAGGCGTGACTCCGCGTACTGAGGAAACCGTTCGAGTCCTCACACTGTCGTTGAGAGGTGCTTGTTATTCCGTACTAAGATGGGTAGATCGACCCTTGAGCCCGGGAAATAGCGCTGCCAACAGATGAGATAGCAGCGAACTACGCTACTATACTCCGGGGGAAATCATGAACGGCCAATCAAAACCGCCGTCGTCTCCGTCATCCTTTTTTTTTAGTTTCATCTTGACATCCTCTTCGTCCGAGTCCTTGATCGTGACTTTCTTTTCCGCCTCTTTGTACCCGTCTGCGGATACGATAACCGTGTAATCGCCGGGCTCGAGATTGGGGATCTCGTATGTGCCGTCATCTCTGACCTCCGTACTCCTGCGGAGGTTTTTGAGGTGAACCGTGGCGCCGTCAATCGGTTCGCCGCTCTCGTTCGTTACGGTTCCCTGAATTGAGTACGTCTCCTGATCTTCTTCGATTGTCAGCGTAACTGGATCGTCTCTCGAGCTATCGAGCTGGATGGTTTTATCGTCGGTTCCGTATCCTTCAGCGGTTGCGGTGAGCGTGTATTCGCCTTCACTGGCCTCTTTGAACAAGATCTCACCGTTATCCCCGACGGTTTCCGTCATGGTCTCCCCGGACGGTAGGTCGATGGTGAGAGTTGCGCCTGAAACCCCGTTGCCGTCCTGATCTTCCACCGCCACTGGCAGTGAATACGTTTCGTCACCGCCACTATCGTCGCCGCCGGAGTCTCCGCCACTGTCATCGCCACCGGAGTCTCCGCCACTGTCATCGCCACCGGAGTCTCCGCCACTGTCATCGCCACCGGAGTCTCCGCTGCTATCATCGCCACCGGAGTCTCCGCCACTGTCATCGCCACCGGAGTCTCCGCTGCTATCATCGCCACCACTGCCGTCACCGGTATCGGCACCGTCGCCGCCCGCCCCACCGCTATCGCCGGCCTGATCGGAGCCGCCCATGACGCCGTCGATCGCGTCGCCGACTGAGACGCCACCGACTGCGAGTGTCACCCCGGCTACCAGGAAGACGACGCCACAGATGACGAGCAAAATCTGGACGCTGCTTTGAATCGATCGGGTCTCCGCACGCTGTTGTTGGGTATTGCTGCGCATAGGTACTAATCCAGTTCGGATAGTCGTTGATTACGCACTCCCCGTCTCGTCCGTCCCCGAGACGATGGGTTCGGATGATACGGTTTCCGATCTGTTCGTGAATGTCGTTCTGTCGCCCCCGAGTACCCCCATGAAACTCGAACCGAGTGGAGGATTTCGGTATGGTAACTTGTGTGTTGCATGCTGCCGGCCACGAAGCCCGCAGGATGCAGTTACAAGTGAGTTCATTTGATCAACGTTTCTTCTGTTGGGGCATCACTATACAGAGGATAAGGACGTTTCAACTATCGCAACTATCGAGTTTGCGCCCGAAACTCGCCTCGCGTCTTCGTGGCCCAGGTGGCCGACGTCGTTCGATCAGCGTCGGATTCGTCAGAGTCGCGTCCGTTTCACCGGCCGATTCGGCCCACTCGTCCGATCCATACTCGATTCGACACCACAGCATCGCTCGAGTACCCACCGCGACTGCTGTGGACGGGAGGTATCGAGTTGCTCCGGAGCGGGAATTCGAGTTCGCGGCCGACGACGGTGAGAGTGCTGGGGCCGATGGACTGTGTACTGGAAACGATGATTCCGTCCGGGACGTTCGAACCCGTCTCGCGCGGACTCGATCGACTTCCAGTACGGAACGCGGTGGTGATGATTTTTCCACCGATTCGCCGCACAGTAAAACCGAATTACCCGACCGAGGGGGAGTGCGCCAGTCGTTCATTAGGAAGTCGTAACAGCAATTTGGACTGCGCTCACCGTTCGTTGACGTACCGCCGAACGAGCGCGTTTTGTACGGATTTTCGGCGCGGAGGTGGAACAGTCGTGCGGCTTTTGAGTGTCCTCAGTGTAGCCGCAAACGAGGGTACCACGAACCATGAGCGAGTCCACCACGAACGAACCGACGGCCGGTGAATCGACCACCCGCAGGCAGGGTGAATCGGACAGTCAGAAGTGGCTGAGTGGTTTGGTCTCCCTGATCGGTCTCTGGATGGCCGTTTCACCGTTCGTCTATCCGGAGGCGACGGCCATGCTGTGGAACAATCTTCTCGTCGGTGGGGCCATCTTCCTCCTTGCGGGCTACAACTACTATCGGATCACTACCGGCCACTCGACCAGTACCGGCGTGATGTCGCTCGTCGCGTTGCTCGCGCTGTGGATGATCGTCTCTCAGTGGGCCATCGGCGGTGAGGTTGCGATGAGCGGCCTCACGGTCGCCGGAACGGGGCTCGTCTGGAGTAACGTCATCTCCGGAATCGTCGCCGCCGTGCTCTCGGCGTACGTCGCGTACGCAGGCGGCCGCGGCGTCCGCACCGGGACGGCCGCCGGAACCCGGTAACCGACCATCCGAGTGTCCGTTTTTCGTCGGTCGTCGAACGGACCAGCGTCTACCGACGGTTAGCTATCACCCGGCGGACCAGCGGAATCGGGTCGGCCCCGCCCGTCGTCGTCCGACCGTCCGCGCTCGTCGTCGAAGGGGCCGCTGTCGCGTTCGGCTGCCTCGTCTTCCCCGTCATCACCTAATGCTTGCTCGATCGTCCGCTCTATGCCGCCGAGTTCCGACTCGGGGTCGGGTCGCTCGGGCGTGTCGTCCGAGGGCGATCCGAGCTCGGCCGCAGGCCCGTCGCCCTCGGACTCGGGAGTCGGAGTAGCGTCGCCGCCACCGGCCGCTGTGTCACCGCTGTCCGTCTCGGCGTCAGTCGATCCGACTCGCTCGCGCTCGGCCGCCGTCTCGTTCGCCTCCCGGTCGGCCGCTGTCTCGTTCGCCTGGTTTACCGACGAGCCGTCGTGCTCCGTCTCGGCTGGCGAGGAATCGTCGGCCGTGAGTTCGGGTGCGAAGACGGAGACGATGGCACCGAACGTGAGCAAGACGGCGGCGATGGTGACGAGCAACGCGACCGCCGATGGAAGATCGTCGCGAAATCTGGACATTCGACACCGTGTCAGGACGCCGTCCACCCGCTTTGTTAATCTCAGCCCATACCCGATCAGGCACGGAGTTCGGTGGCCCTTCGGACCGTCTGTGACTGGTTCCGTGGCTCTCGAATCCCCTCACGCGACCGACGGCGCGGCCCGTTCGCGAAGCCGTCCCGACTCGGGCGGCCGAACAATGATATAGCCGGCGCTCCCAGTGGGACCAACGGATCTCGCCGACAATGACCAGCCATTACGATCACGCCCAGGTACAGGAGTTCTGGCAGTACGTCTGGGAGCGCGACGACGTCTACGCGCTCGACGAGGACGCCGACGATCCGACCTACGTCCTCGGTATGTTTCCCTACACGTCCGGCACGCTCCACATGGGGCACGTCCGAAATTACGCGATCACGGACGCCTACTCGCGGTATCGTCGCATGCAGGGGGACGATGTCCTCCACCCGATGGGATGGGACGCGTTCGGCCTCCCGGCCGAAAACGCGGCAGTCGAACGAAAGACCGACCCGCGGTCCTGGACGCAGGCCTGTATCCGGCGCATGCGAGAGGAACTCGAGACGATGGGCTTTGGCTACGACTGGTCTCGGGAGATCACCACCTGCGAACCGGAGTACTACCGGTGGAACCAGTGGTTGTTCGAGCGCCTCTACGAGGCGGGACTCGTCGAGTACGAGGCGGCGACGGTCAACTGGTGTCCCGACTGCGAAACGGTACTCGCCGACGCACAGGTCGCGGAGAACGACGGCGATCGGGTCTGTTGGCGCTGCGAGACGCCGGTCGGTCGGCGAGAACTCGACCAGTGGTTTTTCACGATCACGGACTACGCCGAGGAACTGGACGACGGACTCGACGACCTTACGGGTTGGCCCGACGGCGTCCGCGAGATACAACGCAACTGGATCGGCAGACAGGAGGGCGCGAGGATCGCATTCGACGTGTCATCCCGCGGGGGCGGAGGCGGGAGCGGGGATGGTGCCGAACCCGTCGAGGTCTTCAGCACGCGCCCGGAGACGATTTACGGCGCGACCTATCTCGCGGTGTCGCCGGGTCACGAACTGGCGCGCGAGTTGGCTGCGACGGACGACGAGGTCGCGGAGTACGTCGATATCGTCCGCGAGCAGGATCCCGACGAGGTCGGGTTCGCCGGCGTCGAAACCGAAGCGACCGCCGTTCATCCACTGACCGGCGCAGAACTTCCCGTATACGTCGCTGGCTACGTCCTCGAGGACGTCGGTACGGGTGCCGTAATGGGCGTCCCCGGCCACAACGAGCGCGACCACTCGTTCGCGATCGAACACGACCTGCTGATCGACCGCGTGATCGTCCCCAGCGACGATCCCGGGGACGAGAACGACGGTCGAAGCGGTGCTCCCGCCGAAACGGCACCGTACACCGGCGAGGGGGTGCTCCAGGGAAGCGGTGAGTACGACGGTCTCGAAAGCGAGGCGGCACGTGGACGACTCGTAGAAGACCACGACGCGCTCGAGGAAGCCGTTACCTACCGCCTTCGCGACTGGCTCATCTCCCGACAGCGGTACTGGGGGACGCCGATTCCGGTGGTCCACTGCGAGGACTGCGGCCACGTCCTCGTCCCGGACGAGGAACTCCCGGTCGAACTTCCCGAGTTCGTCCAGACGACCGGCAACCCCCTGGATGCAGCCGAGGCGTGGACCGAAACGACCTGTCCCGACTGCGCCGGTCCGGCACGTCGAGAGACGGACACGATGGATACGTTCGTCGACTCCTCGTGGTACTTCCTGCGCTTTCTGTCGCCCCATCTCGAGGACGCGCCGTTCGACACCGATCTCGCGAACGAGTGGATGCCGATCGACGTCTACGTCGGGGGCGACGAACACGCCATTCTCCACCTGTTGTATACCCGCTTCTTCACGCGGGCGCTCGCCGATCTCGGTCTCCTCGAGCGCCGAGAGCCGATTCGGGAACTCATGAGTCAGGGGACGGTGCTGTACGACGGTGAAAAGATGTCCAGTTCCAGGGGAAACGTCGTCGCTCCCGACGAGTACGGGGCGGAGACGACTCGGCTGTTCGT encodes the following:
- the leuS gene encoding leucine--tRNA ligase, with product MTSHYDHAQVQEFWQYVWERDDVYALDEDADDPTYVLGMFPYTSGTLHMGHVRNYAITDAYSRYRRMQGDDVLHPMGWDAFGLPAENAAVERKTDPRSWTQACIRRMREELETMGFGYDWSREITTCEPEYYRWNQWLFERLYEAGLVEYEAATVNWCPDCETVLADAQVAENDGDRVCWRCETPVGRRELDQWFFTITDYAEELDDGLDDLTGWPDGVREIQRNWIGRQEGARIAFDVSSRGGGGGSGDGAEPVEVFSTRPETIYGATYLAVSPGHELARELAATDDEVAEYVDIVREQDPDEVGFAGVETEATAVHPLTGAELPVYVAGYVLEDVGTGAVMGVPGHNERDHSFAIEHDLLIDRVIVPSDDPGDENDGRSGAPAETAPYTGEGVLQGSGEYDGLESEAARGRLVEDHDALEEAVTYRLRDWLISRQRYWGTPIPVVHCEDCGHVLVPDEELPVELPEFVQTTGNPLDAAEAWTETTCPDCAGPARRETDTMDTFVDSSWYFLRFLSPHLEDAPFDTDLANEWMPIDVYVGGDEHAILHLLYTRFFTRALADLGLLERREPIRELMSQGTVLYDGEKMSSSRGNVVAPDEYGAETTRLFVLSAAHPEQDFEWTANNVRGAYDLQQTLYRMATDFVEEGNPRLERRAHDEYVAREIDRATAAITDEYERFRFHRAATEIQELARLLRRYREYDRPHGEVYRRGLLTLAAVIAPMAPHLGEELWNKLRGEGLVVEAEWPAPERDASAYQQERRLIDRTLEDVRDIVEVAAIDEPERIELVVAEEWKYRAAELADRTDGDVESVLDGVLEEDSVDADRETVGAFVAEHFGSDRNAESGQRLTADGECAILERSTWLVTDEFGADVVVRRATADDELATKARPGKPAIHIS